AGACCAACGCCCGGATCGAAGCCGCCCTGCGCCGCCCGATCGAGGGCCCGCCCCTGGGAGTCGCCCCGGTGGACGTGGAGGCGGCCGTCACGGAGTGGCGCCACTCCCACCCGTGACGAACGTGACGGGCGTAACGGGCGCGACGGGCGCGACGGGCGCGACGGGCGCGACGGGCGCGACGGGCGGTTCCCGGGGGCGGGCCGGTCACGCGCCGGGTTCTTCGTCCAGCCGGGTGCGCAGGGTGTGCGCGAAGTCCTCGGCGCGGGCGAGTTGGACGCGCAGGCGGTCGACCTGTTCGGCGGCGGCGCGTTCGTAGGTGCGGACGAGGGCGAGCAGCGCGGGGCGGCCGCCCTCGCCGTAGGGGCCGTCGGCGTCCAGGCGGTCGGTGGCGTCGAGGAGTTCGCGCATCTGGTCGAGGGTGAAGCCGAGCGGTTTCATCCGGCGGATCACCATCAGCCGGGCGACGTCGCGCTCGGTGTAGAGCCGGAAGCCGCCCCGGGAGCGGGCGGACGGGACGACCAGGCCGGTCTCCTCGTAGTGGCGGATGGTGCGCAGGGAGAGTTCGGTGCGGGTGGCGACCTCGCCGATCTGCATGTGCCGGTCCGCGCCCGCGCTCCCGTCCGTGCCCTCGTCCGCGCGCACGGCCCCGTCCACGTCCACGTCCTCGCCCACGCTGCGTCTTCCTCCGTCCACCGGGCGAACCCTACCCTCACGTTAGGGTAGAGTCCGGCTTCCCTCCTTCATTCTCCCCTCTCCGCCCCCCTCCACGACGGGTTGCCGCCTCTTGTCCTCCTCCGCCCTGTCCCGGTCCCTCCGCCTGCCCGCGTGGTGCTCCGACCCGAAGGTGTGGCGCACCGAGGTGCTGGCGGGCCTGGTGGTCGCGCTGGCGCTGATCCCGGAGGCGATCTCGTTCTCGGTGATCGCCGGGGTCGACCCGGAGATCGGCCTGTTCGCGTCGGTGACGATGGCGGTGACCGTCTCGGTGGTGGGCGGCCGGCGGGCGATGATCTCGGCGGCGACGGGCGCGGTGGCGCTGGTGATCGGGCCGCTGAACCGGGAGCACGGCCTCGGCTACCTGGTGGCGGCGGTGATCCTGGCGGGGGTGTTCCAGATCGTGCTGGGCGCGCTGGGCGTGGCCGAGCTGATGCGGTTCGTGCCGCGTGCGGTGATGGTCGGGTTCGTCAACGCGCTGGCGATCCTGATCTTCCTGGCCCAGCTGCCGCAGCTGACGCACGTCCCGTGGGCGGTGTACCCGCTGCTGGCGGCCGCCCTGGCGCTGATGGTGTGGTTCCCGAAGCTGACCCGGGTGGTGCCGGCGCCGCTGGTGTCGATCGTGGTGCTGACGCTGGTGACGGTGGGCGCGGGCGTCGCGGTGCCGACGGTCGGCGACCAGGGCGCGCTGCCGTCCTCGCTGCCGGTGCCGGGCCTGCCGGACGTGCCGTTCACGGCGGACACCCTGGCCACCGTCGCCCCGTACGCGCTGGGGATGGCGCTGGTGGGGCTGATGGAGTCGCTGATGACGGCGAAGCTGGTGGACGAGATCACCGACACCCGTTCCGACAAGCGCCGGGAGTCGATCGGGCAGGGCGTCGCCAACATCGTGACCGGGCTGTTCGGCGGGATGGGCGGCTGCGCGATGATCGGCCAGACGATGATCAACGTGAAGGTGTCGGGCGCCCGGACCCGGGTGTCGACCTTCCTGGCCGGAACGTTCCTCCTGGTGCTCTGCCTGGTCTTCGGACCGGTGGTCTCGCGGATTCCGATGGCCTCACTGGTGGCCGTGATGGTGATGGTCTCCTTCGGCACCTTCGACTGGCACTCGATCGCCCCGGCCACGCTGCGCCGTCTCCCGGTCGGCGAGTCGGCCGTCACGGCGGTGACCGTGGTCGTGGTGGTCGCCACCGGCAACCTGGCGATCGGCGTCGTGATCGGCTCACTGCTCGCCATGGCGCTCTTCGCCAAGCGGGTCGCCCAACACGCCGACGTCACCGCCGCCCCCGACCCGGACGGCGGCCGGGTGGTGTACGCCGTCACCGGCGAACTGTTCTTCGCCTCCGCCAACGAACTGACCACCCGCTTCGACTACGCCGGCGACCCCGACCTGGTCGTCATCGACCTGACCGCCGCCCACGTCTGGGACGCCTCCTCGGTCGCCGCCCTCGACACCGTCCGCGCCAAGTACGCCCAGCGCGGCAAGCAGGTCGAGATCACCGGCCTGAACCACCCCAGCGCCGCCCTGCACGACCGCCTCAGCGGCGAACTCGCCGTCACCCACTGAACCCCGGCCGTCGGCCCCCGGCCACTTCGACGCTACTTCAACCCGCCGCTGCTCTGGAGGAGTTGGCCGTTGATCCACTGGCCCTGCGGGGAGCAGAGGAAGTCGATCAGGTGCGCGGCGTCCTGCGGGGTGCCGAGCCGGGCCAGCGGGGTGCGGGCGACCGTCTCGGCGCGCAGGGGACCGTCCATCCAGCCGGTGTCGGTGGGGCCCGGGTCCACCGCGTTGGCCGTCACGCCGAGGTGGGCGAGCTCGCGGGCGGCGGCGCGGGTGATCCGGTCGAGGGCGCCCTTGCTGGCTCCGTAGGGGAGGTTGCCGACGGTGTGGTCGCTGGTCAGGGCGACGATCCGGCCGGTGCCGAACGCGCCGGTGAAGCGGAGGCCGAACTCGCGGATCAGCAGCCAGCTCGCCCGGGCGTTGACCGCGAAGTGCCGGTCGAAGCTCTCCACCGTGGTGTCCAGCAGCCCGGAGTCGACGGACTCGGCGTGGCTCATCACCAGCGCGGTCACCGGGCCGAGCCCGGCCTCGACCCGGTCGAACAGCCGGGCGGGCTCCGCCCGGTCCGCCAGGTCGGCCGGCACCGCGAGGTGGCGCGCGCCGTGCGCGCCGATCGCCGCGCCGACGGCCGCCACCGCCCCGTCCTCGACGCCCCAGGGCATCCGGGTGTCGTACGGCGTCCAGTAGCTGTAGGCGACGTCCCACCCGGAGGCGGCCAGGCGCTCGGCGACGGCGGCGCCGATGCCGACCGTCCGGCCGACGCCGGTGACCAGCGCGACGGGGCGCTCGGCGCGGCCGGGATGCGGGTCGGTGGCTCTCACGGCACCGGATTCTGACAGCTCGTCAGCCCTCCTGACCAACCGTTTTCCGGCCCTGCCCAACAGCCCCCGTCCCGCAGCTCCCGTCCCGCAGCCCCGTGCGCTACTCCGCCGCCACCGTCGCCACGGCCTCGGTCTCGGTCTCGGCCTCGGCGTGCAGCACGGCCCGGACCGGCCCGTCGGGGTGCACGGTGAGCCCGTACCCGGCCCCGGCGGGGGCGTCCCGGATCTCGGCCCGGTACGCGGGCAGCAGTTCCTCCAGCAGCAGCGCCATCTCCCGGACGGCGAACTGCGCGCCCAGGCAGGCCCGCGGCCCGAGGCCGAACGGGAGGTACGCGCCGGGCGCCGGGCGCCGCTCGGCGTCCAGGAAGCGCTGCGGGCGGAACTCCTCCGGGTCGGGCCACAGCCCGGGGTCGCGGTGGGTCAGGTACGGGGAGAGCAGCACCGTCGTCCCGGCCTCGATCGGGATGCCGTCCAGCGTGTCCGGCTCGGCCGCGTACCGGGGCATCAGCCAGGCCACCGGGTACAGCCGCAGCGTCTCGTCGATCAACGCCCGGATCGCGGCCGCCCGTTCGGCCGAACCGGCCGGTCCGGCGGCCAGCGCCCGGGTCCGCTGCTCGGGGTGCGCATCCAGCAGCAGGAACAGCCAGCTGAGCGCGGTGGCGGTGGTCTCGTACCCGGCCACCACGATCGTCATCAGCTCGTCGCGCACCAGGCGCTCGGTGTAGTCCGGGAGTTCGGCCGCGGCCCGGAGCAGCACCTGGACCAGCCCCGGCTCCCCGGCCTCCTCGGCCAGCGCGATCGCGCGCTCGGCGACCCGGTCGACGTGCTCGTTGGCCTCCCGGAAGTCGATCGCGGTGTCGCCGGTGGCGGGCGCGAACGCCGGGATCGCCGCGAAGCCCTCCCCGGCCGCGACCAGCCGCCGGTGGGTGTCCGGGTCCAACGGGTGGGCGGTGAGCGAACGCCAGATCACGTCCAGCGAGAAGTACCGCAGGTCCGCGTCGATCTCCCGCACCTCCCCCGCCGCGGCGGCCACCCGCCAGCGCTCGGCGGTGGCCGCCGCCGCGGCCCGGATCTGCGGCTCGTACGTCCGGATGCCGCGCCCGGTGAACTGCGGCTGCAACAGCTTGCGTTGACGCCGCCACGGCTCACCCGCCGCGCACAGCAGCCCGCCGCCCAGCAGCGGCTTGACCCGGTGCCCGCGCTTCACGTACGTGTCGGGGCTCTTCGCCAGCACCTGCTGCACCTGCCCCGCCCCGGTCACCAGCACGACCTGCCGGTCCCCGAGCCGGAACCCCGCGACCGGCCCCAACTCCCGCGCCGCGCCCAGCAGATCGACCACCCGCCCCCCGCCGGCCCGCCAGCGGGCGAACGCCCCGGCGTCGAGTTCGGGAAGAACACTGCTGGCGGCCGTGGCCAAGGCACTCTCCTACCACGCTGGACTGCACCGTACGGACACCGACCACCCTAACGGGAGGACCGCCCCCCGCCGGCGGTTCGACACCGTCTCCGCTCCTCCCGCGCACCCCCTCTTGCTCGTCGAGCCCCCCTGACGACGGCCCTCCCTACAACCGGTAGTCGAGCGAGTAGGGGAAGGACTCCGCGCCGGGGCGGCAGGTGTACTCGCCGGTGCCGGTGAGCCCCGCCAGGTCCTCGGTGCCGCTGCCCGGGACGACGGTGAAGACGCAGTGGATGGTGCCGTCGGCCGCGAAGGTGCCGCGCTGCTCCAGGACGAAGGCGCCGTGACGGCCGTCGATGCTGCCGGTGACCAACTCCATGCCGGTGAACGCGCCTTCGTGGCCGGTGGTGTAGGCGATGCTGTAGTCGCAGGCGGTGCGGACGGCCTCGATGCCGCCGGTGAAGGTGTTCGCGACCGAGGCGCGCGCGGTCCGCGGGCCCGCCGGGCTCGCAGCCGCCTCCTGCTCCGTCCAGTCGGCGAAGCTGATGCTCCCGGTGGTCGTGCTGCCGGTGGTGGTGCTGATGGTGCTGCCGGTGGTGGTGCTGCCGGTGGTGTCTGCGGTGGTCATGGCGCCGTCCTTCCGTCCGGTGCGCGGCGGTTCCGCGCAGCGAGGGCCCGCGGTCGCGCCCCGCCGGGTGCGCCGCACCACCAAGGCTGGCGGCCATACCTGACACCTCCTGTCAGGTATTCCGGCCGGTCTGCGCGATGATGGCGGGGTGCGCGCCGACCGTCTCCTCGCCCTGCTCCTGCTGCTCCAGAACCGGGGCCTGTGCACGGCCACCGAACTCGCCGCCGAACTGGAGGTCTCGGTGCGCACCGTCCACCGGGACGTGGAGGCGCTGGGCGCGGCGGGCGTGCCGGTGCTGGCCGAACGCGGCCGGACGGGCGGGTACCGGCTGGTGGGCGGCTACCGGACCAGGCTGACGGGTCTGACGGGGGACGAGGCCGGGGCGCTGTTCCTCGCCGGGGTGCCGGACGCGGCGAAGGAGCTCGGCCTGGGCGCGGTGCTGGCCACCGCCCAGTTGAAGGTGCGGGCCGCACTGCCTGCCGAACTCGCGGACCGGACAAGGCGGTTGCAGGAGCGCTTCCACCTCGATCCGGCCTCCTGGTTCCGGGACGCGGACCCCGTACCGGAGTTGGCCCGGGTCGCCGAGGCGGTCTGGGAGCAGCGGGTCCTGCGCGTGCACTACCGGCGCTGGCGCGGCGAGGTGCACCGCGAACTGCGGCCGCTGGGGCTGGTGTTGAAGAGCGGCATCTGGTACCTGCTGGCGTCGTCCGCCACACCGGCCCCCGAGGGCTCCCCACCCGCCCCCGCAGCACGCACCTCACCCGCCCCCGCACGCACCTCACCGGCTCCCGGGAACGCCGCGCCGCCCGCCGAGGCCGCCGCCGCGGTCCGCACCTACCGGGTCTCCCGGATGCTGGCCGCCGAGGTCGCCGACCGGCACTTCACCCGCCCGCCGGACTTCGACCTCGCCGCGCACTGGGCCTCCACCACCCGCGAGTTGACTGGCATGCTGCACCAGGACACGGCCACCGTCCGGGTCTCCCCGCGCGCGCTGCGGCTGCTGCCCGCCCAGTTCGGCACGGCGGGCGCCGAGGCCGCCCGGCGGGCCGGCCCGCCCGACCAGGAGGGCTGGGCGGTGGTCGAACTCCCGGTCGAGTCCACGCCGGTGGCCGTCTCCGACCTGCTCCGGCTCGGCCCGGACGCGGAGGTGCTGGCCCCGCCCGCGCTGCGCGCCGCCATCGCCGAGGCGGTCGCCGCCCTGGCCCGCCGCTACGCCGACGCGAACACTACGGCTGCCCCGTCCTGATCCGGCCGCGGCCACCGAGCACCCCGTCCAGCAGGGCGGTGTGCGATTCTCCCGGGGCGGCCACCGCGCCGTGGTGGCACGGCACCGTCCGGGCGCACCGCAGATATCGGCGCACCGCGGATATTCGGGTGCCGATCGCCGGGCGGGCCGTTACGGTGGCGGGCATGAAGCGCGCCGCGATGCCGACGACGCCGGAGAGTGTCCCGGCGCGCTGACCGCTGTGCGTGTGCGAGCCCCGGGGCCGAGAGCTCCGGGGCTTTCGCGTGTGCGCGTGCGCGTCCTCCCCGGCGGTCCGGCCCCTCCCCGTGAATCCGTTCCGTGCATCCCCGAGGAGACCGCCGTGTTTGAAGCACCCGACGTGCCGGACATTCCCGACATTCCCGCCGTGCCCGCCGGGCCCGACCACCGCCGGCTGGGCCGCGCGCTGGGCCTGTTCGACACCGATCCGCTGATCGGCTCCGGCCTGCCGTACTGGCTGCCGGACGGCGCCGTGGTGCGCCAGAGCCTGGAGGACTTCGTCCGCGCCCTGGAGCGGCGGGCGGGCTACCGGCACGTGTACTCGCCGGTGCTGGGCAAGCGCGAGCTGTACGAGCTCTCGGGGCACTGGGCGCACTACCGGGAGGACATGTTCCCGCCGCTGGAGATGGGCGGCGACGAGCAGCTGGTGCTGCGTCCGAGCCTGTGCCCGCACCACGCGGTGCTGTTCCGGTCCCGTTTCCGCAGCTACCGGGAGCTGCCGCTGCGGATGGCCGAGCTGGGCGACATGTACCGCTCCGAGCGCTCGGGCGTGCTGGGCGGGCTGACCAGGGTGCGGGCGATCCGGCTGAACGACGCGCACGTGTTCTGCACCCCGGAGCAGGCGGCGGCGGAGGTGCGCGGCGCGCTGGAGCTGATCGCGGCGGCGTACCGGGCGATGGGCGTCGTCCCGTCCCGCCACCGGCTGTCGCTGCCGGGCCCGGGCGGCAGGTACGCGGCGCGGCCGGAGCTGTGGGAGCGGGCGACCGCGATCCTGGTGCGGGCGCTGGCGGAGCTGGGTCTGCCGTACGAGGAGGGGGTCGGCGAGGCGGCGTTCTACGGGCCGAAGATCGACGTGCAGGTGCTGGACGCGGCGGGGCGGGAGTCGACCCTGTCGACCGTGCAGGTCGACTTCCACCAGCCGGAGCGGTTCGACCTGCACTACGTGGGGCCGGACGGGGCGCGGCACCGGCCGGTGATGGTGCACCGGTCGGTGGTGGGCAGTGTGGAGCGGGCGGTGGCGCACCTGATCGAGCGGCACCGCGGGGCGTTCCCGGCCTGGCTGGCGCCGGTGCAGCTGGCGGTGCTGCCGCTGGGCGCGGAGCAGGCGGAGGCGGCCGGGGCGCTGGTCTCCCGCTGCCTGGAGCTGGACCTGCGGGCCGAGGTGCTGGGCGCGGAGCGCGGTTCGCTGGGGGCCCGGGTGCGGGCGGCGCGGCTGGTGCCGTACCAGGTGGTGCTCGGTCCGCGCGAGGCCGCCGACGGGAGTCTCGCGCTGCGGCTCCGGGACGGGCGGCGGCTCGGCCCGGCGCCGGCCGGCGAGGTGCTGGCGCGGATCGCCGGACGCGTCCGGTCGCACGCCGTCGAGCTGTGGTGAGCGCCACCCGGGGCACGTGACGCCGCCCACGCCGTGGCCGTCCGCGCACCGCCCGCACGCCGTCCCGGGGGTGTCCCCGGAACCGCCCGCCACCCGTGCCCCGTCCGCCCCGCACCCGTCCCGCGTCCGACCCGCACCCCCTTTACGCAGGGCTTATTCACGGTACGGGCGGTCGGGACGGGTGCCGTCCGACCCTCGTCCCCGGGACCTTCGGCGTGCCATACTCCTTCACCATGACCGGCATTCACGCGACCAAGGCCCTGCGGGGCGCGGTGTTCACCGCGCTCGCCGTGCCGCTGGCCGCGTTCGGCCAGGTGGCGATCACCGGGCGTGCCCTGCCGCTCACCCTGGTCGCGGCGGCGAGCGTCGCGGTCTTCCTGCTGGCGGTGGTCCTCGACGGGGCGCGCCGCCGTTTCCTGCTGCTGTCCTCCGTGCTGGTGCCGGTGGAGCTGCTGCTGAACACCACGTTCAACCTCGGCCAGGACGCCTGTGCGCGGCCCGCCCGGGGCGTGGACCTGCTGGTCTGCGGCGGCGACTCGGTGGGCGGCTCGGAGCTGTTCGCGCAGTGGACGCACGACTCGGCGGGCCTGCTGCGCCTGCTGGTGCTGGCCGTGCACCTGGCGCTGGCGCTGGCCGCCGCGGCCTGGCTGCGGCTGGCGGACGACGCGCTCAGCGGCGTCGCGGCGGCGCTGGACGCCCTGGCCCGCCTGCTGCCCGCGCCCTGGCGCGCGCTGCTGTCGGCCGTCCGCCCGGCCTGCCCGGCCGCGCTGCTGCCGTCCCCGGGCACCGAGCCCGCGGCGCGCCGTCCACAGGTGCTCGTCCTCTCCCCCGCTCCGCGTCGCGGTCCCCCGCAGCCGGCCCTCGCCAGCTGACGGACCGTCACCCGGACGCGTTCCGTTCCGGGCGCCCCGCCGAGGCGCGCCCCTCCCCTCCCCCTTCTTTACCCGCACCCCGCCGTGCCGTGTGCCGTGTCCCGCCCCGTCCCCGTACGGGCGGCGTACCGCGCTGCCGCCGGGTGCCGAGGAGACGACGGATCACCATGACCAGCAACCACCCGAACCAGCAGTCCCAGCCCCAGAAGTCCCAGGCCCAGGCCCAGTCGCAGCAGCGCGCCACCGCCCGCGAGCGCCTCAAGCAGGCCCAGCAGGCCGAGGCCCGGGCCGCCAAGCGCCGCCGCGGCCTGACCATCGGCGTGTCGGTGGCCGCCGCCGTGGCCGTGATCGCGGGCGGCACCGCGCTGGCGGTCGCGGGCGGCTCGAAGGGCGACGGTTCGTCCACGGCCGCCGCCGTCGCGCCGGCCCACACCAGCGCCACCGACGACACCGTGGTCGTCTACGGCAAGGCCGACGCCCCGCACACCCTGGCCGTCTACGAGGACTTCCGCTGCCCGGTGTGCCAGGCGTTCGAGACCTCGGCCGGCAAGAGCGTCCAGCAGCTCGCCGACCAGGGCGACTACAAGATCGAGTACCACCTGGCCGCGTTCCTGGACAACAACCTGGGCGGCAAGGGCTCGAAGACCGCGCTGGCCGCGGCGGGCGCGGCGCTGAACGAGGGCGTCGACAAGTTCAAGGCGTTCCACGACGTGCTGTACGCCCACCAGCCCGCCGAGAGCGAGGACGGCTTCGGCGACGTCAACCACCTGCTCGACCTGGCCGGCCAAGTGCCGGGCCTGAAGACCGAGGCGTTCACCAAGGCCGTCACCGACGGCACCTACAAGGGCTGGGCGGCCAAGGTCGCCACCGCGTTCAACCGCAGCGGCGTCTCCGGCACGCCGACGGTCAAGCTCGACGGCAAGCAGCTCGCCGTGATCGGCCAGGACGGCAAGCCGCTCACCGGCGACCAGTTCACCGCCCTGGTCAAGCAGACCATCGGCGGGTGACCCGGATGACCACGGCCCTCACCACCGCCCCCGCCACCGCGCCCGCCCCCGGAAGACCCCGATCGGCGCCTCCCGGGGCTACGCCTGGATGCTCCTGGTCGCCGGCCTGGTCGGCCTGGCCGCCTCGGCCGTCCTCACCCTGGACAAGCTCAGGCTGCTGGAGAACCCGGCCTACCAGCCCAGCTGCAACATCAACCCGGTGATCAGCTGCGGTTCGATCATGCGCACCGCCCAGGCGTCCGCCTTCGGCTTCCCCAACCCGCTGATCGGCCTGGCCGCCTTCGGCGCCCTCGCCGCGGTCGGCGCGGGCCTGGTCGCCGGCGCCGCCCACCGCCGCTGGTTCTGGCTCGCCCTCCAGTCCGGCACCCTGCTCGGCCTCGGCTTCGTCGCCTGGCTGGTCGACCAGGCGCTGTACGAGATCGGCGCGCTCTGCCCCTACTGCATGGTGGTCTGGGCCGTGGTCATCACCGCCTTCTGGTACACCACCGTCCACAACCTCCGCACCGGCGCCCTCCCCGCCCCCGCCCCCTCCGCCGCCTGGCCGCCCTCCGCTTCCAGTGGCTCGTCCCGGTCGCCGCCTACCTGGTGATCGCCCTCCTGATCCTCAACCGCTTCTGGTACTACTGGTCCACCCTCCTCTGACCCCCACCCCGCACAACGGCCCCCACCTGCACTTCTCCCGGGTGGGGGCCGTCCGCGTCCGCCCGGGACCGCCCCCGGCTGCTCGGTACGGGGTGCCCGGAGGTCCGGAGGATGATCGTCGCGCCGGCGGTGCCCCGGGCACACACCGAGTGCCCGGGCGAGGTGCGCGTCCGCTTCGTCGGTGATTTCGGCGAGCTCGATCAGATGCCGCGGACGGTGCCTTGGGTGGTCCAGCCGTCGCCGTTCCAGTCACCGGTGACAGGGGTGTCCCCGCTGTCGCCGTAGGTGACGGAGGTGACGCTCGCATCGGCGTGCCGGAAGTAGAAGGTGCGGTTGCCCGGGTTGTAGACACCGATCTCGGTACGCCCGGTACGGTCCCAGTCCCCTACCACCGGAATGTTGTCCGGATTGCCGAAGGTCAGGGTCCGATCCGCCGCACCGGCCGTGAGACTGTCACGCAGGTAGAAAGTCGAGGTCGCCGGATCGTAGGCACCCACCGTCTCGGCACCGTCACCGTTCCAGTCCCCCGCCAGAGGCCGCCAGTTGCCGCCATTGCCGAACCCGAACACCCGCACCGAACCGTCACTCATCCGCAGATGGAACTTCCCGTCCGCCATGTAGACACCGATCTGATCCGTACCACCGTCCCAACGCCCCAGCACCGGACGGTTGCCGGACACCCCGAACACCAACGTCGACTCCGCCACACTCCCCGAGTTCGCCAGGTAGAACGTCGACGTCGTCGGATCGTAGGCACTCACCGAATCCGCACCGTCCCCATCGAAATCACCCACCACCGGCACCATCGGCGTGCTCCCGAAATCCACCGCCGGCCGCGTCGACACACCCGACCACCCCTGATCCGACAGGAACCACCGCAACACCTTGGAGGCCGGCGGCGGCGGACTCGTGGGCGCACAGGCGTTGTTGCTGGTGAAGGTCCGGGTACCGCCGGCGTAGGCGACCCCGTCGAAGGTGGCCTGCTGGCCGACTCCGTTCAGGGTCTGTTCGAAGTGCAGGTGCGGGCCGGTGGAGTTGCCCGTGCTGCCGACCCGGCCGACCGCCTGACCGGCTTGCACGCTGGCGCCCACGGCGACCGTCACGGCGGAGAGGTGGGCGTAGTGGGTCGTCCAACCACCGCCGTGGTCGATGCGTACCTCGTTCCCGGCCCAACCGTTGCTGGCTCCGGCCGCCACCACGGTGCCCGGCGCGCTGGCGGAGACCTGTCGGCCCAGGTCCTCGGGGTAGTAGTTGAAGTCCACGGAGTTGGCCGGGCTGTGCCCGGAGTAGGTGGTGGCCGTCCACGTCTCCCCGCACGGGAAGGGGAGTTGGAAGGTCGGGCGGCCGGCGGCCTGGGCCGCCGGACCGGGCAGGCCGAAGGCGGCCGAGGCCACGAGCACCGCGAGCGAGATGGAGAAGGAGCGCCTGGACATGGAATCCCCCGGTACGAGAAGCCGCCGCGGCAACCGCACGGCCGGGTGCCGGAGAAGCCGGCCGGCCGTACGTCGCTGCCGCCGTGCGGAACTGGCGTGCGGATAGTCTTCGGACGTGTTCGAAGGCCGCCCGCGAGGGCGGCCGCACGGGACGGACACAGTGGCCCGGCCCGTCGGAACGATCTTCCCGACGGCCACGCAAAGGCGACTCAGATTCGGATCACAGCCGGAGGCCCGCGCTGTGCGCAGCACCCGTCAGGGGGATGACATGGAAGTTCGGTTCGCGCTGCTCGGCCCGCTGCGGGTCGAGGTGGGCGGGGTGGACGCGGAGGTGACGGGTCCGAAGGTGCGGCTGCTGCTGGCCGTCCTGCTGCTCAACGCCAACCGGGCCTTGGCGGTGGACCGGTTGGTGAGCCTGCTCTGGGAGGGCGAGCCCCCGCGTAGCGCGGTCTCCGCCCTGCACAACCACGCGGCCCGGCTGCGCCGCGCCCTCGCCCCGGCCGGCTCCGACCGGCTCCGCTCCACCCCCCACGGCTACGTGCTCGCCGTGGGTCCCGGCGAACTCGACCTGGAGGTCTTCGGCAGCGCTGCCGACCGGGCCGCCGCAGCCCGGCTCTCGCAGGACTGGGACGCGTGGGGAACCGAGACGGAACGGGCCCTGGCACTGTGGCGGGGGAACCGTTCACCGGACTGCCGAGCCTGCTCGACTCGCCGACCGCGGTCCGGCTCGTCGAGACCCGGCTGCGCCTTCTGGAGTGGTGCGCCGACCTCAGGCTGCGCGGCGGGCCGCAGCCGGGCCTGGTGGCCGAACTCGCGGCACTCACCGCAGAGCACCCGCTGCGGGAGGTGTTCCACCGGCAGCTGATGCTGGCCCTGCACCGCGCCGGGCGGACTCCCGAGGCCCTGGACGTCTATCACGCGCTGCGCCGACGGCTGGCCGAGGAACTCGGCATCGACCCCGGTCCGGAAGTGCGGGACGCCCTCCAGGTCCTGCTGGCCCCCGGCCGGGAGAGCGCGTCCCCGTCTCCCGCGACCGCCACGCCTCCCGCGACCGCCACGCCTCCCACGACCGCCACGCCTCCCGCGACCGCGACCGCGACCGGCCGGACACCGAAGCCGTTCCAACTCCCCCGTGACACCGCCGATTTCATCGGACGCGAGCAGCCCCTGCGGCTCCTCCGGGACGCCCTGCTGCGGGTCGGCGACGCGACGGCGTCCGGCGGTGCGGCGTCCGGCGGTACCGCGAGCGGCGCGACGGCGTCCGGCGGTGTGGTGGTGATCTCCGGCATGGGCGGCGTCGGCAAGACCGCCCTCGCCGTCCACGCCGGCCACCTCCTGCGCGCGCACTACCCCGACGGGCAGCTCCACGCCGACCTGCGCGGCTACTGCGGCGACGCGCCCCGCGACCCGCACGGGCTGCTCGGCCGCTTCCTCACCGACCTCGGTGTGCCCGGC
This is a stretch of genomic DNA from Kitasatospora fiedleri. It encodes these proteins:
- a CDS encoding M23 family metallopeptidase; translation: MSRRSFSISLAVLVASAAFGLPGPAAQAAGRPTFQLPFPCGETWTATTYSGHSPANSVDFNYYPEDLGRQVSASAPGTVVAAGASNGWAGNEVRIDHGGGWTTHYAHLSAVTVAVGASVQAGQAVGRVGSTGNSTGPHLHFEQTLNGVGQQATFDGVAYAGGTRTFTSNNACAPTSPPPPASKVLRWFLSDQGWSGVSTRPAVDFGSTPMVPVVGDFDGDGADSVSAYDPTTSTFYLANSGSVAESTLVFGVSGNRPVLGRWDGGTDQIGVYMADGKFHLRMSDGSVRVFGFGNGGNWRPLAGDWNGDGAETVGAYDPATSTFYLRDSLTAGAADRTLTFGNPDNIPVVGDWDRTGRTEIGVYNPGNRTFYFRHADASVTSVTYGDSGDTPVTGDWNGDGWTTQGTVRGI
- a CDS encoding DsbA family protein; the protein is MTSNHPNQQSQPQKSQAQAQSQQRATARERLKQAQQAEARAAKRRRGLTIGVSVAAAVAVIAGGTALAVAGGSKGDGSSTAAAVAPAHTSATDDTVVVYGKADAPHTLAVYEDFRCPVCQAFETSAGKSVQQLADQGDYKIEYHLAAFLDNNLGGKGSKTALAAAGAALNEGVDKFKAFHDVLYAHQPAESEDGFGDVNHLLDLAGQVPGLKTEAFTKAVTDGTYKGWAAKVATAFNRSGVSGTPTVKLDGKQLAVIGQDGKPLTGDQFTALVKQTIGG
- a CDS encoding vitamin K epoxide reductase family protein; protein product: MLLVAGLVGLAASAVLTLDKLRLLENPAYQPSCNINPVISCGSIMRTAQASAFGFPNPLIGLAAFGALAAVGAGLVAGAAHRRWFWLALQSGTLLGLGFVAWLVDQALYEIGALCPYCMVVWAVVITAFWYTTVHNLRTGALPAPAPSAAWPPSASSGSSRSPPTW